Proteins co-encoded in one Rhopalosiphum maidis isolate BTI-1 chromosome 2, ASM367621v3, whole genome shotgun sequence genomic window:
- the LOC113554901 gene encoding uncharacterized protein LOC113554901, with the protein MLLMKSLIVTIALVSLVIGLPTPAPEKSLQPIQRQKKHADSGYGSDVVGYDSHHHEEPQGSWKKKLTWKEEWKQEWKTVKQEVWKKTWEQIKVPIWKEIKVPVWKEIKVPDWKIIQTPVWKEIKVPVWKEVKVPDWKVIQVPAWKEVQVPVWKEIQVPDWKKTYVPEWVKEYVPGSKQLGKDQNGWEYVAHDLWKKKLIWKPIWNKVWKTEKKQEWVTEKKQVWKEEKVQIWRTEKKQEWITEKKQEWKEEKVQIWRTEKKEEWVTEKKLEYKTEWKENKVPAWKEIQVPTWKKVYKPVWEKVWVEEHHEHHEHHDHHEYGGGYDDQQNSYGGGGDSYGYHKK; encoded by the exons ATG ttgCTAATGAAATCACTGATAGTGACGATTGCATTAGTATCGCTTGTAATTGGTTTACCAACACCAGCACCAGAAAAGTCATTACAGCCAATTCAGCGTCAAAAAAAgca tgCTGACAGTGGTTATGGTTCAGATGTTGTTGGTTATGATTCTCATCATCACGAAGAACCACAAGGCTCATGgaaaaagaaattaacttgGAAAGAAGAATGGAAACAAGAATGGAAAACGGTCAAGCAAGAAGTATGGAAAAAAACTTGGGAACAAATTAAAGTTCCCATATGGAAAGAGATCAAAGTTCCCGTCTGGAAGGAAATAAAAGTACCAGATTGGAAAATAATCCAAACTCCAGTTTGGAAAGAAATTAAAGTGCCAGTTTGGAAAGAAGTTAAAGTACCTGACTGGAAAGTAATTCAAGTGCCCGCATGGAAAGAAGTACAAGTACCAGTATGGAAAGAAATTCAAGTACCTGACTGGAAAAAAACCTATGTACCGGAATGGGTTAAAGAATACGTTCCAGGATCTAAACAGTTAGGCAAAGACCAAAATGGATGGGAATATGTTGCACATGATttgtggaaaaaaaaacttatatggAAACCAATTTGGAATAAGGTAtggaaaactgaaaaaaaacaagaatggGTGACAGAGAAGAAACAAGTGTGGAAAGAAGAGAAAGTACAAATATGGAGGACAGAAAAGAAACAAGAATGGATTACCGAAAAGAAACAAGAATGGAAAGAAGAAAAAGTACAAATCTGGAGAACAGAGAAAAAAGAAGAATGGGTAACTGAGAAAAAGCTTGAGTACAAGACCGAATGGAAAGAAAACAAAGTTCCAGCTTGGAAAGAGATTCAAGTACCCACTTGGAAGAAAGTCTACAAGCCTGTGTGGGAAAAGGTTTGGGTAGAAGAACACCATGAACATCATGAACATCATGATCATCATGAATATGGCGGTGGATACGACGATCAACAAAATAGTTATGGTGGTGGCGGTGATAGCTATGgttaccataaaaaataa